In one Pseudomonas sp. Bout1 genomic region, the following are encoded:
- a CDS encoding dermonecrotic toxin domain-containing protein translates to MNVRFATRPTVRSVVSQVLDEAIKQLLPTLQLDLAHTSLSRAAADTSAQQRPTPLLEVALHHLIDRDELDFNDATFDPPLSDPQKQAVELAIRSLRELLKPAFQQALTRYWSEPGTGETGSRWLGLSNTLSNTLRTAALTQPGLTDAHQDTLDQIVTWPDSTQRQRAKGKDAASVFVLDSTLTHSGSTSTMLSPDLLITRQIDGQTRVLHATAAGVITPYASLEDFGKAWGKRLEQAYVFEALSWKRQEPQGNVFDTQAALLLNWQLENLTSIAVPGKGTLNELEQAFARASNPAPWFTDAYTPPVGTLEQMREKLPTWMGRATPAERLAYSTRTLELASSVQRNQGRTFLTDIPDIRGFTRQQLQPLLQPLGLQADQVQVTFKVPVGDLGSGYIERVPMSLTDMALRNLAGLPKGEMEVRHHGQLLRDAALPQQLKQIITQVDIGTTYPALLQRQLLDDTPTARERSTLFAEQVPIQLSMQALELKLKGAAGISARGYQHLEAVLKPGVGEKTVDGHPIVMRPLAFLRKPGATPDVVTNMFVIEPQNAANGPHLLYRPMLAPALQEFATRQALLEAVQQPGPLQQSILAWLPDDRTRAVYGNGGFNIPNIAHYYRSNEFDAPDTPAPTALATDGYAPAKTLARDLHDGRLMEHLFNANARSLVDLAQGQSVSDTQSRWASYKELGWLLFNTVLPVLRGPGAMAGWLVQLANTEEDIKKLTNLDNQDASAATVDLLVNVALLLAHADTSGSTTPMEKFEETARPAGPALRQPNAEPAPPRAMARQSPAPDAPGVIGNHSTALDFSFSSPRALTPGEHAQIDSFKVPAPSGVGAAIAEGPQRGLYRVHERLYAQVDGHWFRAASDLDGVFIIDANHKARTGPPLIHDAQGHWSFDTRPKLRGGAGNAKSIAARLKKNAQVEREMQAQHSARADANLPVFVARDAIKHQTLEINTDYHSARKKLHELWTENNLDEQRGQLTEQIKTQLEATNKLKADLEKSLIKLEEETNTACAALQEQVETLNPRKLGGWDDTSENKRQRSIDYQGMFTIYRDIESLRIGLVNDSNTFGVGGAPIGQVLRDAGTGNRLAYDELQETLKRGYHDREKLCEAAQATQTALEKWKNDSAYGNKKAEEHLKTQKAWPPAFTVLKMRLGVLSHLKELALNRMNRSTEPSEMFFLQRFKDNDLKSVSSAFLEQQQYSGYTLAERKATLQTVIDKYQRSLSDMTSLHEENPAFFRDEYRQALADRLNDVINDARTQLAEVMGEEQSLSPAVAKHAEKQRKPANQRVFNTRDKETLIGSLRRPQAGESHPIIDVLDAQTGRPIASYSEHPTEGEWVKIVPAQPVPRAPATPSPKPLASYRSDGQRLMDEGASIERSILFQKKKLEDPLRRESLNPLDWNDMLEAQAERLERMAQRTAAEHGTDPEATELVKQWNSAVGEMRKNARQHCADGYMALPPKPANVDFLWQHGFVDINLLRRDIATKSGDVFTEYAVRKKDQGEVLWYAHFHYPAKGSPRNLYTAAHLKIPSQRTKTQKDLIAEAGNNRVVEQITRARIGSPLDEKLFLKL, encoded by the coding sequence GTGAACGTACGCTTTGCGACACGTCCCACGGTCCGGTCGGTGGTCTCGCAGGTACTGGATGAGGCGATCAAACAGCTATTGCCCACCCTGCAACTGGACCTGGCACACACCTCGCTGTCGCGAGCGGCCGCAGATACCTCGGCGCAACAACGGCCGACCCCACTGCTGGAAGTGGCCCTGCATCACCTAATTGACCGTGACGAACTGGATTTCAACGACGCGACCTTCGACCCGCCCTTGAGCGACCCGCAAAAGCAGGCCGTCGAACTGGCGATACGCAGCCTTCGCGAACTACTCAAGCCCGCATTCCAGCAAGCCCTCACCCGCTATTGGAGCGAGCCGGGCACGGGTGAAACCGGCAGCCGCTGGCTCGGACTCAGCAACACCCTCAGCAACACCTTGCGCACCGCAGCGCTGACTCAGCCGGGGCTTACCGACGCGCACCAGGACACCCTCGACCAGATCGTGACCTGGCCCGACAGCACCCAACGCCAGCGCGCCAAGGGTAAAGATGCCGCCAGCGTATTCGTGCTCGACTCCACCCTGACGCACTCCGGCAGTACCTCCACCATGCTCAGTCCGGACCTGCTGATTACCCGGCAAATCGATGGCCAGACCCGGGTGCTGCATGCAACTGCGGCGGGCGTCATCACGCCCTATGCTTCTCTGGAAGACTTCGGCAAGGCATGGGGCAAGCGACTGGAGCAGGCCTATGTGTTCGAGGCCTTGAGCTGGAAACGCCAGGAACCCCAGGGAAATGTGTTCGATACCCAGGCGGCACTATTGCTCAATTGGCAGTTGGAGAACCTAACGTCCATTGCAGTGCCCGGCAAGGGCACCCTCAACGAGCTGGAGCAGGCCTTTGCCCGGGCGAGCAATCCGGCCCCCTGGTTTACCGATGCCTATACTCCGCCAGTGGGCACGCTTGAGCAGATGCGCGAGAAACTCCCCACCTGGATGGGCCGGGCCACCCCGGCAGAACGCCTCGCCTACAGCACCCGCACGCTGGAGCTGGCAAGCAGTGTGCAACGCAACCAGGGGCGCACCTTCCTCACCGACATTCCCGACATCCGTGGATTTACCCGGCAACAACTGCAACCCTTGCTGCAGCCCCTGGGTTTGCAGGCCGACCAGGTACAGGTCACCTTCAAGGTGCCGGTGGGTGACTTGGGCAGCGGCTATATCGAACGGGTGCCCATGAGCCTGACCGACATGGCCTTGCGTAATCTCGCCGGGCTGCCCAAGGGCGAGATGGAGGTGCGCCACCACGGCCAACTGCTGCGCGACGCCGCCCTGCCACAACAGCTCAAGCAGATCATTACCCAGGTCGACATCGGTACAACGTACCCGGCCTTGCTTCAACGCCAGTTGCTCGATGACACGCCCACCGCCCGCGAGCGCAGCACCCTGTTCGCCGAACAAGTGCCCATCCAGTTGTCGATGCAAGCCCTGGAGCTCAAGCTCAAGGGCGCAGCCGGTATCAGTGCGCGTGGCTACCAGCACCTTGAAGCCGTGCTCAAACCCGGTGTCGGCGAGAAAACCGTCGATGGCCACCCTATCGTCATGCGGCCCCTGGCGTTTTTACGCAAGCCGGGGGCAACTCCCGATGTGGTCACCAACATGTTTGTGATTGAACCCCAAAACGCGGCCAACGGCCCGCACCTGCTCTACCGGCCCATGCTGGCGCCTGCGCTGCAGGAATTTGCCACCCGCCAGGCCCTGCTGGAGGCGGTGCAACAACCCGGCCCGCTGCAGCAAAGCATACTGGCCTGGCTACCCGACGACCGTACACGTGCGGTGTATGGCAATGGTGGTTTCAACATTCCGAATATTGCTCATTACTACCGCTCAAATGAGTTCGACGCCCCCGATACACCGGCGCCCACGGCACTGGCCACGGACGGCTATGCGCCAGCAAAGACCCTGGCCCGTGACCTGCACGACGGCCGGTTGATGGAGCATCTGTTCAACGCCAATGCCCGTAGCCTGGTTGACCTCGCGCAAGGGCAGTCAGTGTCCGACACGCAAAGCCGCTGGGCCTCCTACAAGGAGCTTGGCTGGCTGTTGTTCAACACCGTGCTCCCTGTTCTGCGGGGGCCGGGTGCGATGGCGGGCTGGCTGGTGCAGTTGGCCAATACCGAAGAGGACATCAAGAAGCTGACCAACCTGGATAACCAGGACGCCTCGGCGGCAACGGTCGACCTTCTGGTCAATGTCGCCTTGTTGTTGGCCCATGCCGATACGTCCGGTTCGACCACGCCCATGGAAAAATTCGAGGAGACGGCGCGCCCCGCAGGCCCGGCGCTACGCCAACCCAACGCTGAACCGGCGCCACCGCGTGCCATGGCCCGCCAAAGCCCGGCCCCGGACGCCCCTGGCGTGATTGGTAACCACAGCACCGCGCTGGATTTTTCCTTCTCCAGCCCACGGGCATTGACACCTGGGGAGCACGCGCAAATTGATTCGTTCAAAGTGCCCGCCCCGTCCGGTGTTGGAGCTGCGATTGCCGAAGGCCCGCAAAGGGGCCTGTACCGGGTCCATGAGAGGTTGTATGCGCAGGTTGATGGCCATTGGTTTCGCGCCGCCAGTGACCTGGATGGCGTGTTCATCATTGATGCAAACCACAAGGCACGTACCGGGCCGCCACTGATCCATGACGCGCAAGGCCATTGGAGTTTTGATACCCGGCCCAAATTGAGAGGCGGGGCCGGTAACGCCAAAAGTATCGCCGCCCGGCTGAAAAAGAATGCGCAGGTCGAGCGAGAGATGCAGGCCCAGCACAGTGCGCGCGCTGACGCTAACTTGCCGGTATTCGTCGCGCGCGATGCAATCAAGCATCAGACGCTCGAAATCAACACCGACTATCACAGCGCTCGCAAGAAACTCCATGAGCTCTGGACAGAGAACAACCTGGACGAGCAACGAGGGCAGCTCACCGAGCAAATTAAAACCCAACTAGAGGCCACCAATAAGCTGAAAGCTGACCTGGAGAAAAGCCTCATAAAGCTGGAGGAAGAAACCAACACCGCCTGCGCCGCCCTCCAGGAACAGGTCGAGACCCTGAACCCGAGAAAACTCGGCGGCTGGGACGACACCTCGGAAAACAAACGCCAGCGCTCCATTGACTATCAGGGCATGTTCACGATTTACCGCGATATCGAAAGCCTGCGCATCGGCCTGGTCAATGACAGTAATACCTTCGGCGTTGGCGGTGCCCCCATAGGACAAGTACTGCGCGACGCGGGGACGGGCAACAGGCTGGCCTATGACGAATTGCAGGAAACCTTGAAGCGTGGCTACCACGACCGTGAAAAGCTGTGTGAAGCGGCGCAAGCCACGCAGACCGCCCTCGAAAAATGGAAAAACGACTCCGCGTACGGCAACAAAAAAGCCGAGGAGCACCTGAAAACCCAGAAGGCCTGGCCCCCCGCCTTTACCGTTCTGAAGATGAGGCTGGGGGTGCTGTCACATCTCAAGGAACTCGCTCTTAACCGAATGAATCGCAGTACCGAACCCTCCGAGATGTTTTTTTTGCAGCGCTTCAAAGACAACGACCTCAAATCGGTCTCCAGCGCCTTTCTGGAACAGCAGCAATACAGCGGCTATACCCTGGCGGAGCGCAAGGCTACCTTGCAGACGGTGATCGACAAATACCAACGGTCCTTGAGCGATATGACCTCGCTGCACGAGGAAAACCCCGCATTCTTTCGCGATGAATACCGCCAGGCCCTTGCGGATCGCCTCAACGACGTCATCAACGATGCCCGGACGCAACTGGCCGAGGTGATGGGAGAGGAGCAATCGTTGAGCCCCGCCGTGGCGAAGCATGCCGAAAAACAGCGTAAACCGGCCAACCAACGGGTGTTCAACACCCGAGATAAAGAAACCTTGATTGGCAGCCTGCGGCGCCCCCAAGCCGGGGAATCGCACCCTATCATCGACGTACTTGACGCACAAACCGGGCGCCCCATTGCCAGTTACAGCGAACACCCCACAGAGGGTGAATGGGTAAAGATCGTCCCCGCTCAACCGGTACCCAGAGCCCCGGCTACGCCCTCCCCCAAACCCCTGGCATCCTACAGGTCAGACGGCCAACGGCTGATGGACGAAGGCGCCTCGATCGAGCGCTCGATTTTGTTCCAGAAAAAAAAGCTTGAGGACCCATTGCGCAGGGAAAGCCTCAACCCGCTGGACTGGAACGACATGCTCGAAGCCCAGGCCGAAAGGCTCGAACGCATGGCACAACGAACCGCCGCCGAACATGGCACCGACCCAGAGGCCACTGAACTGGTCAAGCAGTGGAACAGTGCCGTTGGCGAGATGCGCAAAAACGCCCGCCAGCATTGCGCCGACGGTTACATGGCATTGCCACCCAAACCCGCAAACGTCGATTTTCTATGGCAGCACGGGTTTGTCGACATAAACCTGTTACGCCGGGATATTGCGACCAAAAGCGGCGACGTGTTTACCGAGTATGCGGTGCGCAAAAAAGACCAGGGTGAGGTGCTGTGGTATGCCCACTTTCACTACCCGGCCAAAGGCTCGCCACGCAATCTCTATACGGCGGCCCATCTGAAAATCCCGTCCCAGCGCACCAAGACCCAGAAGGACTTGATTGCCGAAGCCGGCAACAACCGGGTGGTCGAGCAAATCACTCGGGCGCGTATTGGATCGCCACTCGATGAGAAGCTGTTTCTGAAACTCTGA